The Campylobacter concisus genome has a window encoding:
- a CDS encoding hydroxymethylpyrimidine/phosphomethylpyrimidine kinase encodes MKKILIIAGSCNSGTAGLQADIKTCARLNCYSATAVTSLVAETTDAVKSVVCLEPSFVKDQLCTLAEEFSFDAIKIGMLFSEEIMEVVHEFLLTQNTKVVLDPVCVSKSGHKLIKDSAVTKLKDLMSLATVTTPNLDEANVLFGDDYKDLPCDVIVKKHISEDSSIDTLYKKDGSLRNFKTPLVNPLVMSGTGCSFSTALACFLAKGKSLEESIQLSKEYICSIIKESIDTKLGKNRLLWHGAK; translated from the coding sequence ATGAAAAAAATTCTAATCATCGCAGGCTCTTGTAATAGCGGCACAGCTGGGCTTCAAGCAGATATAAAAACATGTGCTAGGCTTAATTGTTATAGTGCAACAGCGGTAACTTCTTTGGTCGCTGAGACTACGGATGCTGTAAAGAGTGTAGTTTGCTTAGAACCTAGTTTTGTCAAAGATCAGCTTTGTACACTTGCGGAAGAATTTAGCTTTGATGCGATTAAGATAGGCATGTTATTTAGTGAAGAGATCATGGAGGTGGTGCATGAGTTTTTACTAACTCAAAATACCAAAGTAGTGCTTGATCCAGTTTGCGTCTCAAAAAGCGGACACAAGCTTATAAAAGATAGTGCGGTGACAAAGCTAAAAGATCTAATGAGCTTAGCTACGGTAACTACTCCAAATTTAGATGAGGCAAATGTGCTTTTTGGTGATGATTATAAAGATTTGCCTTGTGACGTCATCGTAAAAAAACATATCAGCGAAGATAGCAGCATAGACACACTTTATAAAAAAGATGGCTCACTAAGAAATTTTAAAACCCCACTTGTTAATCCGCTTGTAATGAGTGGAACTGGTTGTAGCTTTTCAACTGCACTTGCTTGCTTTTTAGCAAAGGGCAAGAGCTTGGAGGAGTCTATACAACTTTCAAAAGAGTATATTTGCTCTATCATAAAAGAGAGCATTGATACAAAGCTTGGCAAAAACCGCCTACTTTGGCATGGAGCGAAGTAA